From the genome of Aspergillus fumigatus Af293 chromosome 1, whole genome shotgun sequence, one region includes:
- a CDS encoding HECT-type E3 ubiquitin-protein ligase has protein sequence MFQSFTGNSRRPRQVNLGGRNTNPFAAYPSGRHLPQGPSAQNTLAIAQQERLLRQQERERLGATRKIQRTWRGYRSRKLTHSTWRTEWDTAERQRTGSSLPFEHKTRTPDDFLEPSLRYATAAECLSQLRLLMQFVEPWNTSDIVRLVYYANAFQITLHEVPTIATEGEWTTPLCRLAKTTLRVLRSALSPIVPDFAVPHLVGLLVFLTNLIPKQMARLAEDYYSVMATITRNIESLSQRCHVSQENLAQSVLALLRPITSETLTAYEWFARSYLTIPDLSAYLGTLDQLAGNINYKLLLSALGPLQSRFRERPQSVTDLDARLWLLAYIIYFHQYANGTQAGQQAVEPDFVKIVSELLNSTAVHLSRRLEADDMIDDDVTEETPLHPFVKEQISSLVNQSKITGLLSQLQSTRLSQGDLANSESDASKEAKILATYALTLLRVFPRRGDDIRMWLYLGSATSGDQKAGHPGSRIPAIKYFWHASRSSRIFDKISQDSTKVLPLLKPADESRESGLSMTQAERDEEWTIILLFLELYTFVLKVMDDEEFFSSQSSFTASSNSRVSWTKESALPLKDIKDMTVFLKNLAFTLYWNSADLNEREAPQTAGGIQSYFTGAVSSSDAITSVKDLEMRNKEKGLPGVTGIPLDYFKGLVTGLLRMIHERDSRRKFLPDGHWLMTNRFDMEGFIPAVVAEEENRHQLQDEDEEESQDDWMRDDEYEPLNLIGTGRAQQTRRIEALRRRQQQAARRKQLEAVAPRLEILRNMPFFIPFATRVQIFREFIYRDQMRRRQGYIDPDAWRMSVAQASMGRMIDGRPAAQDILSRHHANIRRESVFEDAFDQFYELGEGLKEPIQISFIDKFNTVEAGIDGGGVTKEFLTSVTNEAFKSGSEPKLFEENDQHLLYPNPAAVEQRREVLRQLGFVENSPEWNEQVRDLLRRYEFLGRIIGKCLYEGILVDVNFAPFFLLKWALTGGAGSAQRETAYRANLNDLKDLDQGLYQGLLQLKNYTGDVEDFALNFTVTDTIPLPNGGTRTVTQDLKSNGSDIPVTNQNRLVYISYIARYRLQVQPALQTNAFLQGLGHIIQPSWLSMFNQSELQTLVSGESGDIDVADLRRNTLYGGVYTIGDDKEEHPTVKLFWQVMEEMSNEERQKVLRFVTSTPRAPLLGFSHLNPRFSIRDSSEDQDRLPSTSTCVNLLKLPRYTNAKVLREKLLYAINSGAGFDLS, from the exons ATGTTCCAGTCTTTCACCGGAAACTCTCGCCGTCCGCGGCAGGTCAATCTCGGAGGTCGTAATACAAATCCTTTCGCTGCCTACCCTTCCGGGCGACATCTTCCTCAGGGACCGAGCGCACAGAATACCCTTGCCATCGCACAACAGGAGCGGCTACTGAGGCAGCAGGAAAGAGAGCGTTTGGGAGCAACACGGAAGATCCAGCGAACATGGCGGGGCTACCGGAGCAGGAAGCTCACTCACAGTACGTGGCGCACAGAATGGGATACTGCTGAGAGGCAAAGGACAGGATCGTCTCTGCCTTTTGAACATAAGACTAGGACGCCTGACGATTTCTTGGAGCCATCTCTAAGATATGCAACAGCGGCCGAGTGCCTTTCACAGTTACGACTTCTCATGCAGTTTGTGGAACCATGGAATACCAGTGACATTGTCCGTCTGGTGTATTATGCCAATGCCTTTCAGATCACCCTGCATGAGGTACCTACGATAGCGACCGAGGGCGAATGGACGACTCCACTCTGCCGTCTTGCGAAGACGACACTGCGGGTATTACGCTCAGCTTTGTCTCCTATCGTGCCTGATTTTGCGGTTCCTCATCTAGTCGGGCTGCTGGTCTTCCTTACAAACTTGATTCCCAAACAGATGGCACGGCTAGCTGAAGACTATTATTCTGTTATGGCAACGATCACAAGGAACATAGAATCGTTGTCCCAACGATGTCATGTATCTCAGGAGAACCTTGCTCAGAGCGTCCTCGCTTTGTTGCGACCCATCACGTCTGAGACTCTCACTGCTTATGAGTGGTTCGCTAGGAGTTACCTCACTATCCCAGACTTGTCAGCGTATCTTGGAACGCTCGATCAATTAGCAGGTAACATAAATTACAAATTGTTGCTTTCTGCCTTGGGGCCTTTGCAGTCCCGATTTCGAGAACGTCCTCAAAGTGTCACGGATCTGGATGCACGCCTCTGGCTCCTTGCATACATCATCTACTTTCACCAATATGCAAATGGGACCCAGGCTGGACAGCAAGCAGTGGAACCGGACTTCGTGAAGATCGTATCTGAACTCTTAAATTCCACGGCCGTGCATCTCTCACGGCGACTCGAGGCAGATGACATGATCGACGATGATGTCACGGAGGAGACACCGTTGCACCCCTTTGTCAAGGAACAAATTTCTAGCCTTGTCAATCAAAGTAAGATTACAGGACTTCTGTCGCAACTCCAGTCAACACGTCTCTCCCAAGGTGACCTGGCCAACTCCGAGTCGGATGCGTCCAAAGAGGCAAAGATTCTGGCAACCTATGCCCTCACCCTCCTGAGAGTGTTTCCCCGCCGGGGAGACGACATTCGTATGTGGCTATACTTAGGGTCGGCTACATCCGGGGATCAAAAGGCAGGTCATCCAGGTTCTCGGATTCCAGCAATCAAATACTTTTGGCATGCGTCTCGATCTAGCAGGATCTTTGACAAGATCAGCCAAGACTCCACCAAAGTGCTTCCCTTATTGAAACCGGCCGATGAGTCTAGGGAATCCGGGCTGTCAATGACCCAAGCCGAGAGAGACGAGGAATGGACGATTATCCTGCTCTTCTTGGAGCTCTATACCTTTGTTCTAAAAGTGATGGACGACGAAGAATTTTTCTCCAGCCAATCCTCCTTCACGGCTTCATCAAACTCGAGAGTTTCGTGGACCAAGGAGAGCGCACTGCCTTTGAAGGACATCAAAGACATGACTGTATTTCTCAAGAACCTCGCATTCACACTCTACTGGAATTCGGCGGACCTAAATGAACGCGAGGCGCCTCAGACGGCCGGAGGAATTCAAAGCTACTTCACTGGTGCTGTCTCGTCGTCTGATGCCATCACCAGTGTCAAGGACCTTGAGATGCGCAACAAAGAGAAGGGCCTCCCAGGTGTTACTGGAATTCCGCTTGACTACTTCAAGGGACTCGTAACAGGACTTCTGAGAATGATTCATGAGCGCGATTCGCGACGCAAGTTCCTTCCTGATGGACATTGGTTGATGACCAACCGCTTCGACATGGAAGGCTTCATACCGGCCGTTGTagcggaagaggagaatcGGCACCAACTccaagatgaggacgaggaggagagtcAGGATGATTGGATGAGAGATGACGAATACGAGCCTCTGAATCTTATCGGGACCGGTCGTGCACAGCAGACTCGCCGTATCGAGGCACTCAGGCGGCGCCAGCAACAGGCTGCTCGCAGGAAGCAGCTTGAAGCTGTCGCTCCTAGGCTGGAGATCCTAAGGAACATGCCTTTCTTTATTCCCTTCGCCACCCGAGTACAAATTTTTCGAGAATTCATCTACCGGGATCAGATGCGCCGAAGACAGGGATATATAGACCCGGATGCATGGCGGATGTCTGTGGCTCAGGCGTCCATGGGTCGCATGATCGATGGCCGGCCCGCAGCGCAGGATATCTTGAGTCGTCATCATGCAAATATCCGGCGGGAGAGCGTATTTGAAGACGCATTCGACCAATTCTACGAGCTGGGCGAAGGTTTGAAGGAGCCGATTCAGATCAGCTTCATCGACAAGTTCAACACCGTGGAGGCCGGAATCGACGGCGGGGGTGTTACCAAAGAATTCCTTACTAGTGTTACCAATGAGGCTTTCAAGTCCGGAAGCGAGCCAAAGCTATTCGAGGAAAACGATCAACACTTGCTCTACCCTAACCCTGCCGCTGTTGAGCAAAGACGAGAAGTTCTGCGGCAACTCGGGTTTGTTGAGAACAGCCCTGAATGGAATGAGCAAGTTCGGGATCTACTTAGACGGTATGAGTTTCTAGGCCGCATTATCGGAAAGTGCTTGTACGAGGGAATACTGGTCGATGTGAACTTTgcgcccttcttcctcctgaaATGGGCCTTGACCGGTGGCGCAGGATCAGCACAGAGGGAAACAGCCTATCGCGCAAATCTCAACGACCTGAAGGATCTTGACCAGGGGTTGTACCAAGGATTG CTGCAACTCAAAAATTACACCGGGGACGTGGAAGATTTTGCGTTGAACTTTACGGTCACAGACACCATACCACTTCCAAACGGAGGCACTCGCACCGTCACCCAAGATCTGAAAAGCAACGGATCTGACATTCCAGTGACCAATCAGAATCGCCTCGTTTATATCTCTTACATTGCTCGGTATCGTCTGCAGGTACAGCCGGCATTGCAGACAAATGCATTCCTGCAAGGCCTGGGGCACATCATTCAGCCGTCTTGGCTATCGATGTTCAATCAATCCGAGTTGCAAACCTTGGTCAGTGGGGAGTCTGGAGATATAGACGTTGCTGATTTGAGACGCAACACGCTCTACGGAGGGGTGTATACCATTGGCGATGACAAGGAAGAGCATCCAACCGTCAAGCTGTTCTGGCAGGTCATGGAGGAGATGTCCAACGAGGAGCGGCAGAAAGTGCTGCGATTCGTGACGTCGACCCCTCGAGCACCATTGCTAGGGTTTAGCCATCTCAACCCGCGATTCAGCATCCGCGACTCCAGTGAAGACCAGGATCGATTGCCCAGCACTAGTACCTGCGTGAACCTGCTCAAGCTGCCACGGTATACAAATGCTAAGGTTCTGCGGGAAAAGCTGCTTTATGCCATCAATTCGGGGGCTGGCTTTGACCTAAGCTGA
- a CDS encoding UTP14 family protein — protein MPRRQTQLRGPKDKDPSSKKPAPKKNTGKKALNALSIAESQVTDKLGVRRNRLGKIHDPSKRKRNPNRDMDDSDGPDNKRRRFGGDDESELSSNAGSDGEGHRWRLGQVDSDDDEELDSDEALGTSDEERFEGFTFRGSSTTNAGSKPKPKKSKRVREINLDEDVEESEEEDEDMDEDDDLGEDAIDLTTAWDLNTAEEEKEKAAASKKKQAEPDESEEYDSDSEENDDGSDEESGLSMSGDEAEVDEHGLSKLQSFVNALEPESTNKPSRRAGGAQEHAKPTEYGLTSSRKLTVADLLPSITDSRLKSSLKHVDATPSSHKQSSGIPGKLDAPLAKRQQDRLDRAAAYEKSKETLNRWLETVKANRRAEHLMFPLPDPDAQQIHRIGPTKPQTDLEATIHNILVESGLADPSGKSTEEQVQEFEELQARKLPIEEIRARRAELRKQRDLLFREEVRAKRIKKIKSKSYRRVHRKERERLQQQERQALLEAGVDLEEEDREMNERRRAEARMGAKLKDSKWAKSLKQTGRTAWDEDARRGAAEQALKEEELRRRIEGKSVSRADEDYLGSSSSESEDEDPWAEDAGSDAEKQKLRKKLEGLERDDVDASEITGPHAKLFSMKFMQNAEAARKAENDAEIRRLNRELRGEEESQSEAESEVGRRKFGQSQDDKSGKDMKQKSLPRTEFEEAPGSDDEADAAPDQEVGIVVNQFNKKKSSERSGKPQSARPSGGAPEQKATTIEEENPWLVTKRNNRRATADDSQQIIDATLGAETVEAPKKQKDKPIVSSTLGQAEDDNGSDDEESVPVLLKNHDLVKRAFAGDEVVQEFEQDKLETIEEEGDKVIDETLPGWGSWTGQGVSKREQRRQKKVLTKVEGVKPENRKDAKLSRVIINEKRIRKNTKYMATQLPHPFETKAQYERSLRLPIGPEWSTKETLQNATKPRVMIKQGIIKPMEKPMI, from the exons ATGCCTCGCAGACAAACTCAGTTGCGGGGTCCAAAGGACAAGGACCCGTCTTCCAAAAAACCGGCACCCAAAAAGAACACTGGGAAAAAAGCACTGAATGCGCTGTCAATCGCAGAAAGCCAAGTAACCGATAAATTAGGAGTAAGGCGCAACCGCTTAGGCAAGATCCATGACCCTTCCAAGCGCAAACGGAACCCCAACCGTGATATGGACGACTCGGATGGCCCTGATAACAAACGGCGTCGATTTGGgggtgatgatgaatcagAACTGAGCAGTAATGCCGGCAGTGACGGGGAAGGACACAGATGGAGATTGGGCCAAGTTGAcagcgatgacgacgaagagtTGGACAGTGACGAGGCCTTGGGCACAAGCGACGAAGAACGCTTTGAGGGCTTTACGTTTCGCGGAAGCTCGACAACCAATGCCGGGTCGAAACCGAAACCAAAGAAATCCAAACGCGTGCGCGAAATCAACCTagacgaggatgtcgaggaatcagaggaggaagacgaagatatggacgaagatgacgatcttGGAGAGGATGCCATCGATCTTACTACTGCCTGGGATCTGAATAcagctgaggaggagaaggaaaaggcagCCGCATCTAAAAAGAAGCAGGCTGAACCGGATGAGTCGGAGGAATATGACTCGGATAGCGAAGAGAACGACGATGGATCTGACGAGGAAAGCGGGCTATCAATGTCAGGTGACGAGGCTGAAGTAGATGAGCATGGTCTTTCGAAACTACAGAGCTTCGTCAATGCCTTGGAGCCAGAATCTACGAACAAGCCATCTCGGAGAGCAGGAGGCGCGCAAGAGCACGCGAAGCCTACGGAATACGGACTGACCTCGTCACGAAAGCTTACTGTTGCCGACCTCTTGCCCTCCATCACCGACTCCCGTCTAAAGAGCTCATTAAAACATGTTGACGCGACCCCGTCTTCTCACAAGCAGTCATCTGGAATACCTGGTAAACTGGATGCGCCCCTGGCAAAACGTCAACAAGATCGGCTGGACCGAGCAGCAGCATAcgaaaagagcaaagagaCATTGAACCGCTGGCTCGAGACTGTCAAGGCTAATCGACGAGCGGAACACCTGATGTTCCCTCTACCTGACCCCGATGCCCAGCAAATACATCGAATCGGCCCTACGAAGCCGCAGACGGATCTCGAAGCTACGATTCACAATATCCTGGTTGAAAGTGGTCTTGCGGATCCGAGCGGCAAATCCACTGAGGAGCAGGTTCAGGAATTTGAGGAGCTTCAGGCACGAAAGTTGCCTATTGAGGAAATCAGAGCTCGTCGAGCAGAGTTGCGCAAGCAACGAGATTTGCTCTTCCGTGAAGAAGTACGGGCCAAGCGAatcaagaagatcaaaagCAAGTCGTATCGCCGTGTGCATCGCAAGGAGCGCGAGCGTCTACAGCAGCAGGAAAGACAAGCTCTTCTGGAAGCTGGCGTGGActtggaggaggaagatcgAGAGATGAATGAGCGCCGCCGAGCTGAGGCTAGAATGGGCGCCAAACTCAAGGATAGCAAGTGGGCAAAGAGCCTCAAACAGACTGGCCGTACCGCTTGGGACGAGGACGCTCGACGCGGTGCAGCAGAGCAGGCCctgaaggaagaagagctgcGGAGGAGAATTGAAGGGAAGAGTGTTTCCCGAGCGGATGAGGATTACCTGGGTTCCTCCAGTTCAGAGTcggaagacgaagatcctTGGGCAGAAGATGCAGGCTCGGATGCTGAGAAGCAGAAACTACGCAAGAAACTTGAGGGGCTGGAGAGGGATGATGTGGATGCCTCAGAGATAACTGGTCCACATGCAAAACTTTTCTCCATGAAATTCATGCAGAACGCAGAGGCTGCACGCAAAGCCGAGAATGATGCTGAAATTCGACGACTCAACCGAGAACTCcgcggcgaagaagagtcgCAGTCTGAAGCAGAGTCTGAGGTTGGTCGGCGTAAATTCGGTCAGTCTCAGGATGACAAATCTGGCAAGGACATGAAACAAAAATCGTTGCCCAGGACTGAGTTTGAAGAGGCGCCAGGTTCCGATGATGAGGCCGACGCCGCGCCTGATCAAGAGGTCGGCATTGTCGTCAATCAGTTtaacaagaagaaatcatcTGAGCGCTCGGGAAAGCCCCAGAGTGCGCGGCCATCTGGTGGCGCACCTGAGCAAAAGGCGACTACTATAGAAGAGGAGAATCCTTGGCTAGTGACAAAACGAAACAACCGTCGCGCAACAGCGGATGATTCACAGCAGATCATCGATGCCACTCTTGGCGCCGAGACAGTCGAGGCTCCTAAGAAACAGAAGGATAAGCCGATTGTCAGCTCTACATTAGGCCAAGCCGAGGACGACAATGGcagcgatgacgaggagagtgTGCCAGTCCTGCTCAAGAATCATGATCTTGTGAAGAGAGCGTTCGCTGGAGATGAGGTAGTCCAAGAGTTCGAGCAAGACAAGCTCGAAACCATCGAAGAGGAGGGtgacaaggtcatcgacGAGACCCTTCCTGGATGGGGCAGCTGGACCGGTCAAGGAGTCAGCAAGAGGGAGCAAAGGCGACAGAAGAAGGTCCTGACCAAGGTTGAAGGTGTCAAGCCTGAGAACCGAAAGGATGCAAAGCTTTCTCGGGTCATTATCAACGAGAAACGCATCAGGAAG AACACCAAGTATATGGCGACTcaacttcctcatcctttcGAGACCAAGGCACAGTACGAAAGATCATTGCGCCTCCCCATTGGCCCTGAATGGTCTACCAAGGAGACATTGCAAAACGCAACCAAGCCTCGCGTGATGATCAAACAGGGCATCATCAAGCCGATGGAGAAGCCCATGATTTAA
- a CDS encoding mitochondrial 54S ribosomal protein mL41 has product MAMFKPSQPMMARLRLTTKQVNGGYYKGNRTGSMGYFAKNGSYVIDWKKVRTYVVPENLADFKLTPFVTKRMAPTKGKYTREIEKNGRTVIVERAFGAKDYLDMWASDNGQEVLEQERLEQESAASETASRQ; this is encoded by the exons ATGGCAATGTTCAAGCCTTCGCAACCGATGATGGCGCGATTGCGCCTGACCACCAAGCAGGTCAATGGCGGTTACTACAAGGGAAACCGGACTGGATCAATGGGTTACTTCGCGAAGAACGGTTCTTATGTGATTGATTGGAAGAAAGTCCGCACATATGTTGTCCCTGAAAACTTGGCCGATTTCAAG CTCACGCCGTTTGTGACGAAACGCATGGCTCCGACAAAGGGCAAGTACACGAGagagatcgagaagaacgGCAGAACGGTTATCGTCGAGCGAGCGTTTGGTGCGAAGGACTATCTTGACATGTGGGCTTCGGATAACGGACAAGAGGTGCTGGAGCAGGAAAGACTCGAGCAAGAATCAGCAGCGAGTGAGACAGCGTCCCGGCAATGA
- the ENGL1 gene encoding glucan endo-1,3-beta-D-glucosidase produces the protein MCHESGFIQLFPYNNISVYVTFCIIVLRFFEVLRQLVLRYLSPRARQENGRGKHVALYSHADLAFSIRDSTIPTSFYPTSLEREGRSAEQPFPTDLNLGHLLDPLLHPQGGSEPGVLDLLLSGLQPPTQPVPTKHLTTNPSVVTSSSPSKASTSKDTLPLISSPPVVSTASSSSTTANEESTSQNTGSARPDYSSPDGTLSSSLEPAGKTSSSVESQTTSSATSGDPAQQNQSSTKPVTAAATNMANGQDVFVPVSTGPIPKTIGSRNDHPVPKNGIVNTDTPVETNKFYCGLFLGTQTNNTFTHPYSVAWVKGGGTSQSYGMAISHVESNIVAHGPVNTAIPGSPISYYVNPIGIHSVILSASELGPSTVLTTENPLPFSANAVLRPSASSSQSITIPVVQGMGFVTGIYSNLQPKIQSGVFFTKMVTAGSPRTGIFKYSLSLKDGTSWLLYATPDDGSDPQLQLASNSEIIGPAGWSGTIQVAKNPAGASGEKFYDNSSGVYAVEGAVMGSVSESTGTYSLMWAKAGKDAQNTPLLMFALPHHMESFDASTQSRATNITLRTTTKGQATAVIGEYWTMVEPELPISMGFAPWSVSGGSIDKISPAAQQVILAAAPTELQQDMDAQTNLNSMYFSGKALSKFATLLYTVDKLGGNSTLAAEGLARLKQSFARFIDNRQQFPLVYDNVWKGVVSSASYATGDVGADFGNTLYNDHHFHYGYFIHAAAIIGSMDPQWLETSKDWVNMLVRDAGNSAGNDPLFPFSRGFDWFHGHSWAKGLFESFDGKDEESTSEDAMFAYALKMWGKTIGDVSMEARGNLMLGILRRSMRNYFLMESNNKNHPANFIANKVTGILFENKVDHTTYFGNNLEYIQGIHMLPILPCSAFTRSKQFVKEEWDAMFASNGPDPAENVVGGWKGVLYANLALVDPAASWNFFTQPNFDYSWIDGGASRTWYLAYAAGLGAAPS, from the exons ATGTGCCACGAATCGG GGTTTATTCAATTATTTCCTTACAACAATATATCAGTATACGTAACTTTTTGTATCATTGTGTTGCGCTTCTTTGAGGTCTTGAGACAACTGGTCCTTCGATATCTGTCGCCACGGGCACGCCAGGAGAATGGTCGCGGCAAGCATGTGGCTCTCTACAGTCATGCTGACCTGGCTTTTAGCATCAGAGACAGTACAATCCCTACCTCT TTCTATCCGACGAGTTTGGAACGTGAGGGGCGCTCCGCAGAGCAGCCCTTTCCTACTGACTTGAATTTGGGCCATCTATTGGACCCGTTGCTGCATCCTCAAGGCGGTTCTGAACCTGGTGTGCTGGACTTGTTATTATCGGGCTTGCAGCCGCCAACTCAACCTGTTCCCACTAAGCATCTGACGACGAATCCCTCAGTTGTAACTTCATCTTCGCCCTCAAAAGCCTCAACCTCAAAAGATACACTGCCACTAATCAGTAGCCCGCCGGTGGTGTCAACTGCCAGCTCAAGCTCGACTACAGCCAACGAAGAATCGACAAGTCAGAATACTGGCTCGGCTAGGCCAGACTATTCATCACCAGACGGTACCTTGTCCAGCTCTTTGGAACCAG CGGGTAAGACTTCGTCTTCTGTTGAAAGCCAGACGACAAGTTCCGCAACGTCAGGCGACCCAGCTCAGCAGAATCAGTCATCCACCAAGCCAGTAACAG CTGCCGCTACCAACATGGCGAATGGCCAAGACGTCTTTGTACCAGTGTCGACTGGTCCAATTCCCAAGACGATTGGCTCGAGGAACGATCATCCCGTACCTAAGAATGGAATT GTCAACACGGACACTCCTGTTGAGACGAACAAGTTCTATTGTGGGCTCTTCTTAGGAACGCAAACCAACAATACGTTTACGCACCCCTACAGCGTTGCCTGGGTGAAAGGAGGTGGAACGTCACAGAGCTATGGCATGGCGATCTCCCATGTCGAGAGTAACATAGTCGCGCATGGCCCGGTCAATACAGCAATTCCTGGTAGCCCCATATCATATTATGTCAATCCGATCGGCATCCATTCCGTTATTCTTTCAGCAAGTGAACTGGGGCCATCTACCGTACTCACCACTGAAAATCCGCTTCCCTTCTCGGCAAACGCGGTTCTACGACCTTCCGCTAGCTCATCTCAGAGCATCACCATTCCTGTAGTGCAGGGTATGGGATTTGTGACTGGCATTTACAGCAACTTGCAACCCAAGATCCAGAGTGGCGTCTTCTTCACCAAAATGGTGACTGCTGGATCCCCACGTACTGGTATATTCAAATACAGCCTATCCCTCAAAGATGGAACATCATGGCTTCTCTACGCAACCCCTGACGATGGGTCTGATCCGCAGCTACAATTGGCGTCAAACAGCGAGATCATTGGGCCGGCGGGCTGGTCGGGCACGATCCAGGTGGCCAAGAACCCGGCTGGCGCATCTGGTGAGAAGTTCTACGATAACTCTTCAGGTGTTTATGCTGTCGAGGGCGCGGTCATGGGTTCAGTATCTGAGAGCACTGGAACATACAGCTTGATGTGGGCTAAGGCAGGAAAGGATGCGCAAAACACGCCGCTGCTGATGTTTGCTCTCCCACACCACATGGAGTCGTTCGACGCCAGTACCCAAAGCCGAGCGACGAATATCACGCTTAGAACCACCACCAAAGGCCAGGCGACCGCGGTCATTGGGGAATACTGGACAATGGTCGAGCCCGAGCTCCCCATTTCCATGGGTTTTGCCCCATGGTCGGTATCGGGAGGCAGCATTGACAAGATATCGCCCGCTGCGCAACAGGTCATCCTGGCTGCAGCTCCCACAGAGCTTCAACAAGATATGGATGCTCAGACCAATCTCAATAGCATGTATTTCAGCGGCAAGGCCCTGAGCAAGTTTGCCACTCTATTGTACACGGTTGACAAACTGGGGGGTAACAGCACTCTTGCGGCCGAGGGACTTGCGCGGTTGAAGCAGTCCTTTGCCCGTTTCATTGACAACAGGCAACAGTTTCCCCTTGTCTACGACAATGTCTGGAAAGGAGTGGTATCCTCTGCTAGCTATGCCACTGGTGACGTGGGGGCTGATTTTGGGAATACGCTGTACAACGACCATCATTTCCACTACGGGTACTTCATCCATGCTGCCGCAATCATAGGATCCATGGATCCGCAATGGCTGGAAACCAGCAAAGATTGGGTCAATATGCTTGTCCGTGACGCTGGAAACTCAGCCGGAAACGATCCACTCTTTCCGTTCTCGCGCGGGTTCGACTGGTTTCATGGCCATTCTTGGGCAAAGGGTCTTTTCGAGTCCTTTGACGGCAAAGACGAGGAGTCCACGTCGGAAGATGCGATGTTCGCGTACGCTCTGAAGATGTGGGGAAAGACTATTGGGGATGTTAGTATGGAGGCGCGAGGCAACTTGATGCTGGGCATTTTGCGCCGAAGCATGCGGAACTACTTTTTGATGGAGAGCAACAACAAGAACCACCCGGCGAACTTCATTGCCAATAAGGTTACGGGCATT TTGTTCGAAAACAAGGTCGACCACACTACTTACTTTGGCAACAACCTGGAGTATATTCAGGG GATCCATATGCTACCCATCCTCCCGTGTTCTGCGTTCACTCGCAGCAAGCAGTTTGTGAAGGAGGAATGGGATGCCATGTTTGCAAGCAACGGCCCAGACCCAGCCGAGAACGTGGTAGGTGGATGGAAGGGCGTACTGTACGCCAATCTCGCCCTGGTGGACCCAGCCGCTTCGTGGAACTTTTTCACACAGCCAAACTTCGACTACAGCTGGATTGACGGAGGAGCAAGCCGGACGTGGTACCTTGCCTATGCAGCAG GACTCGGTGCTGCGCCATCCTAA